Sequence from the Ochrobactrum sp. Marseille-Q0166 genome:
TCTAGCCTTCCTTTATGTAGATATCGCAAAGACCGTCTATTTGGATTATTGATTATCTACATTGTGCTTTTTATTCTGTTGTAGGCTTTCGCTGCTTTGGGGAGAGTTTTGCAAACACGGTAAGCAGGTAAGAATGCGTGGTTTGAAAGTGAGTTGGAATAAGTCTTATCTGGCTCATCGTCAGGCAAGCTTTCATGAAAATTCTCGGGTAGTTGCTGAAGAAGTGCCTGTCGCCATGAGCTACAATGGCACAACCCACGCTGTGATGATGGCGACGCCTGCTGATCTGGAGGATTTTGCTGTCGGATTCAGCCTTACGGAAGGTATCATTTCCAACATCTCCGAAATCGAAGAGCTGAGCATTGAGGTTTTTGAAGCAGGCATTGATGTGCAAATGCGACTGTCTGCGGAGCCGGGGGATGCGCTGGCCGCGCGACGCCGGTTTATGGCCGGACCTGTGGGCTGCGGCTTGTGCGGGATTGATTCAATAGGTCAGGCTCTACGGCCACTTTCAGCGCTTTCTCCTGACAGCTTACAGTTTAAATCCGGATCAATCACTGATGCTATGAACGCTTTGGCCGGCGCGCAAAAGCTGAATGCAGAAACACGGGCCGTGCATGGTGCGGGCTTCTATATTCCGGGTGAGGGGCTTTTTGCCGTTCGCGAGGATGTAGGGCGACACAATGCTTTGGATAAGCTCATTGGTTCAATGGCGCGTGCTGGCCGACCTGCGATGCAGGGCCTGGTGGCGATAACCAGCCGCGTATCTGTCGAAATGGTGCAAAAAGCCGTCATTCTTGGCGTGCCTTTGTTGGCCGCAATTTCGGCGCCGACCGCATTGGCAATCCGCACAGCAGACGAGGCCAATCTGACGCTCGTAGCGCTTGTTCGGGGCAACGACTTCGATGTCTACACGCATCCCGAACGTATTTTAAGCGAGTAACCGACCTCGCAAGGGCAAGGTCGGTTATCTTGATTATGCGTCTACTTTGCTGAGTGCCGCGATGCGTGCGCGTTCGCTGACGATTTGCAACGCCGCATGTGCAGCTTCCACGCCCTTCTTCTTGAAATGGTTGAAGAAAAACTCGTGGTGCTCTTTGCTGTCATGATAATGATGCGGCGTTAGTGAAACGCTGAGAACTGGAACTTCGGTCTCCAGCTGCACCTGCATCATTCCATTGATAACGGCAGTCGCTACGAAATCATGACGATAAATACCGCCATCGATTACGAATGCGGCACCAACGATTGCCGCATAGCGACCGGTCTTGGCGAGTGTCTTGGCATGAAGCGGAATTTCATAAGCGCCGGGAACATCGAAGACTTCAACTTCGACACTGCTACCGGTTTTGGCTTCCAGTTCAGCGATAAAGCTCTTGCGTGCTTCATCGACGATGTCGGCGTGCCAGCGCGCCTGAATGAAAGCGATTTTGAAGGATGTCTTGTTCGGATAGCTCTGGTTCATAGGTTCCTCGCGAAACTAGAATCAGGGCGCACAAAGGAACGCAATCCCGCACAAAAGCGAGATTAAACGCTCTTTCGCTCTCTTCCATCCGGACTGTAACCGTCGGCTCCGGCATCTCACCGGATCTGCTGACCCTGAAAACACACGCCAAATGACGCTTGTTACAGGCGCTCGCGGGCTCGAAGATCGCTCTTCATACCGCCGGTGGGGAGTTTCACCCCGCCCCGAGAACAAACCCGCACACCATTGTACGAGCAGCTGGAAATTATGCATTTCAGAGCGCGATGTCCAGTGCACTCACAGGAAATTTATACTGCTGCGAGTACTGCATGCTGGCAGTTTTTGGCCAATTTCCAATATATGACAAACGCTTGCCGTCAGAAATATTTCCATCGAATTAAGTCACTATTTTTGCTTGATTAATTAGATGAAATTTTCAGCTTCGGTTTCAATGGAAGGGTTATTGGGCTGGTGAAATGACGTTCGCCATCGGCTCGGAAGTGCTGACCGAACCCGATGGTGCGGTTCAGAGGAAAGAAAATTGTGATGTCTTGTCCAATGCTGCAGGCCTTGCCTTCCATCTCCACATGGCGATAGCTTCGATCCCAAAACCCAAGCTTGCATGCTTTGAAGAATGAATTGTGAAGAAAGGGAGGGGATATGCGACACTATTTGCGAAGAGAATGCTGGTATAACTCAATGAAAAAGGCGTTCCCAAACGAATAGGAACGCCTTTTTTCATATTTGCCTGGAGGGCAAAATTAAACTGCAATTGTTTCGCGCTCAGCGTAGGAAGTCTAGCCCAAGAAGACCAATCGCCAGCGCCGTATTCAATGAAACGATCATCATTCCATAAACGAGTGCGGTTCTAGTAATGTCATTCATTTTCTACCTCCTTGAACCACGACGCTGCTACATCGGATTCTAAAGCTCGAGAACTATAACGAAATGTAACAGCCCGTTACGCATTGCGCAACCCATTTTACAGAAATGTGAATGAATGTAATGTGGCGTGAAATGAATGGCTTTCCCACAATTGAGTATGAAACGCATTGTGACGCAGGATGAGCTGATCAATTATTTTCCTGCATTCCATAAAAAGCGAGATATAATCTGCCAGCAAAGACGTGTGTAATTCCCTGCTTTTATTCGGATTTCCCGTGAATCGCATTGTTCCCCTTGTGCTGGCTATTGCTCTTTTCATGGAGCAAATGGATTCGAATGTTATTTCGACCTCACTGCCGGCGATTGCTGCTGATATCGGTACAAGTCCCATTGCGTTAAAACTTGCGCTTACAGCCTATCTTGTCGCACTGGCGGTTTTCATCCCGATAAGTGGGTGGATGGCTGACCGATTCGGTGCCAAGAACGTCTTCCGGGCCGCGATCGCAGTGTTTGTGGTTGGTTCAATTGCCTGTGCAGCTGCAAATTCACTGACAGCTTTCGTTGTTGCGCGGTTCTTGCAGGGCATGGGCGGTGCGATGATGACGCCAGTTGGTCGGTTGGTACTCATTCGCTCGACACCACGCAGTGAACTCGTTTCTGCGATGGCATGGCTGACCATACCAGCAATGGTGGGTCCCTTGGTGGGTCCGCCGGTTGGTGGTTTCATAACGACTTTTTTCTCGTGGCACTGGATATTTCTCATCAATGTACCGATCGGTGTCGTCGGCATTTGGTTCGCCACGCGATTTTTGCCAGACAATGACGAGCGTATTAGAAAGCCGCTGGACTGGCCGGGCTTTGTATTGTCGGGTGTTGCAATGTCGGGCGTGGTGTTTGGTTTGTCGGTGGTCAGTCTGCCAGCGTTGCCGCCGGTTGTGGGTACCATCATCGTGGCCGTGGGACTTGTTTGCGCTGCCCTTTATATTATTCACGCAAGGCGCATTTCCGATCCGCTTCTCAATCTGAAACTCTTCGACAATCAGGTTTTCCGGTCGGCTGTATTCGGTGGCAGCGTATTCAGGCTGGGCATTGGTGCAATTCCGTTTTTGCTTCCCCTGATGTTTCAGCTTGGATTTGGAATGACACCTTTTCAATCGGGCATGATGACTTTCGTCTCTGCAATAGGTGCCATCAGCATGAAGTTTGGAGCAAAACAGGTATTTAATCTGTTTGGCTTCCGAAAAACGCTGATGTACGGATCGTTGATCTCAGGGGGCTTCATCGCAGCCAATGGGCTGTTTTTCCCGCAAACGCCCTACGGTGTGATCATAGGGTTCTTATTGATCGGTGGCTTTTTCCGTTCGCTTTTCTTCACCGGCGTCAACGCTCTGGCTTTTGCTGAAATTCCAGATAGCAAGACTAGTCAGGCGACACCAATTACAGCGGTCGCACAGCAGGTTTCAATCGCAGTTGGCGTTGCGCTAGCGGGTGGAATTTTGGAGCTCAGCACGGCTTTTCGAGCGGCACCCCTTCAACTCGCCGATTTTCACATTAGTTTCTTTATTGTGGCCTTTGTATCAGCGACAGCTTGCTTCTGGTTTGCGCGACTGGCGCCGGATGCGGGACATGAGCTTTCAAGCTCTGGAAAATTCAAGCAAAAAAGTAATGAAACTGTAGTCTTGGAAGAAGCCGGTATTTCAAACGATAAATAATAAAGAAGGCTATGAAAGCCAGCTTTACAACCTGTATGAGCGCGCGCCCCGACAAGTGCGAAACGCTCATGCAGGGAAATCATAACACTCGTCCGATTGCTGGCGCGCTTCGATCAGATAAAGATGCACACTGAAACAGATAATTAGAGCGCCATTCTGATCCGATCAGATCGAAACGCGATCTAGCCTTTGAAATCACGAGCGAGCAGATAAAGTTCTACGGATTCTGCACGTGATGCCGGCGGTTTGATGTGGTGCACAGATTTGAATTTCTGCTTGAGCATGGCCAGAAGTTCATTCTCGGTGCCGCCCTGGAATGTTTTGGTCAGGAAATGGCCGCCCGGCTTGAGAACCGATACGGCGAAGTCCGCTGCAACTTCACAAAGATGCACGGTGCGCAAGTGGTCGGTGCGGCGATGACCCGTAGTCGGGGCTGCCATATCTGAAATCACCAAATCAGGTTTGTCGCCCAATGCTTCCATGAGTTTCTCGGGCGCTGTGTCGTCGAGAAAATCCATCTCAAGCAGAATGACACCCGCCAACGGATCAACGTGCAGATAATCGATTCCGACAACCTGCGGATTTTCGTCGGTCGAGCCGACAATCTTGGCTGCAATCTGCGACCAGCCGCCCGGTGCGGCACCCAGATCAATAATCTTCTGGCCTTTTTTGAGAAGGTTATAGCGATCATTGATTTCGATAAGCTTGTAAGCTGCGCGTGAACGATAGCCATCTTTTTTAGACTGATGAACATAGGGATCGTTCAGGTGGCGTTGCAGCCACCGACGTGACGATTCCTTGATCGTTCCGGCTTTTTTCTTAACGCGAACGCGAAGATTGCTGGTTCCGGCACCGCCGCGTCCACCTGTTTTCGTGCCGCCTTTGTTTCCGCCTGCTTTACTCATCTTAGTGCCTGTTTCTTACGTCGGTTTTGCCACCAGCTTTGGCGGTTGGCGCGCGGTTTTGGCGCCAAGCACCGTCACGCGACATGAGTTCGGTCAATATGCCCTCGCGTAAACCGCGATCAGCAACGAGAAGTTTTTCACTTGGCCATACGTTACGTATAGCATCCAGAATGGCACAGCCTGCAAGCACCAGATCAGCACGATCAGATCCAATGCAGGGATTGGCGACGCGTGCTTCAAAGTCCCATGACAGCAGACGTTGCGTCATTTGTGTTACTTCGTTGGCTCCCATCCACATACCATCGACACGCCGTCTGTCATAGCGCTCAAGCCCGAGGTGGATGCCCGCGAGTGTCGTCACAGTGCCAGACGTGCCAAGCAGATGAAACCGTGAACTTGTAGCCAGATTTCCAAGGCTGTTACGTTCTGCAAATCCAGACAGCAGTTCCGTCACATGACCGACCATGGCGTCAAAACTTTGCTGCGTAACATCGCGGCCACCGAAACGTTCTGCGAGCGTTACAACGCCGACGGGCAGGGAGGTCCACGCCATAATATGCTCTGCAAGCCGTGGGGAACGGCGTTGTGAGACGTCGATCAGTGCAATCTCGGAAGAGCCGCCACCAATATCGAACAACACCACCGCATCTGTTTCACGCGTAACAAGAGTTCCACAACCAGAAACGGCAAGCCGGGCTTCCGTTTGGCGGTCAACAATCTCCAGTTCCAGACCTGTTTCTGTGCGAACGCGCTCCAGGAACTCTTCGCCATTGGAAGCTGAACGACAGGCCTCGGTTGCGATGAGACGTGAACGTCTGATCTTGCGGGCCGCCAGCTTGTCGTGGCAGATTTTCAACGCCTCGATAGCGCGTTGCATGGCTTGATCGCTCAATCGTCCAGTTGAACTCAAGCCTTCGCCAAGCCGTACAATCCGTGAAAACGCATCAACAACACGGAACTGGCCTGGACGGGTTGGTGAAGCAATAAGCAGTCGACAATTATTCGTGCCAAGATCAAGTGCAGCGTAAAGCGGCACTTCCTGAGTATGATTACGCCCGTGTTGATGGTCGACAAAATGGCGTTTTGGTAGTGGGGAAGCGTTGCCAGTCGTTTCCGTCCGGGCAGCACTGTTTGGCTGCTTTATTGCGGTATCGGCATGAACAGGCGCACCTGTCTGTTGGCGAGCCTGCTTTTTCTTGCGAGCACGCCTGCGGCGATTCGATATTTTACCTGACGGCTTTCCATCCGCAGGCCTGACCTCTGAGGCTGTTGCTTCAACCGCTGCCGGCTTTTGACCATGCACATCGGCGCTGCGGGATGTTTTGCCCCGGTTTCGACGGCGCGCACGTTTCCGCTGGCTTTGTGAGCCCTTGTTTTCGGTGTCTGAGCGTCCTGGATCGGAGGCATTCTTTGCCTTGCCGACTTCTGGAACGGCTTGCTTGCGTGACTTACGCTTGCCGTTCCCGGACGGATTCCGGGCTTGCTGATTGCCCGATGATCCGCCAGACGCCCCTTGTTGCGCCATTCCTGCGGGGCGCTCCTCGGGGTTTTTCAAGGTTTTTATCCTTATGGCGCCGCGCGAACCTGTAAAGGACGCAAGCAATGCGCTTCAATTTTTACGTTGCCCTTAATGTAGCAGCGCTTTGGATATTTACCAAGGGGCAGGCGAGAGGCAGCCAAGGGAAAATTGACAAACTACGCATGATTCTTGAAAGGCGATTATGAAAAGGGGCTCCTGCTGTTCGCAGAAGCCCCTGTGACAAGAATCAAAACCGATCACCAGTGGTCAGATGTCGTAGCTATGAGCAGCGTTAATCGTTGCTACAAATTGCTTTGTTCTTTCTCGCGTGGGATTGACGAAAATATCATGCGCGCTGCCTGTTTCGACAATATTGCCTGATTCCAGAAACACGACATTTTGTGCAATTTTTGAAGCAAGGCGCAGGTCATGCGTCGCAATAACCATGGTTGTGCCTTCCTGTGCGAGCTTGCTCAGTACGTCAACAACTTCAGAAGCAAGCTCAGGATCAAGAGCCGATGTCGGTTCATCACACAGAAGCACACGCGGAGAAGGTGCCAGTGCGCGTGCAATAGCAATGCGCTGCTGCTGTCCACCCGAAAGGGTCGATGGCCACGCATCGGCTTTATGTGCCATGCCGACTTTTTTCAGTAACTCCATCGCGCATTCTTGCGCTTTTGCCTTGGGCCATTTGAGAACCGTGACCAATCCTTCCATAACATTCTGGATAGCGGTCTGATGCGGAAAAAGCTGGAAATTCTGAAATACCATGCCGGTTTGACGGCGGATCGACTGGATTGCTTGCCAGCTTGGCTTGCGGTCGGGATCGAGTGTTATGCTCTGGCCGCCGAGCGTCAGTGTGCCGGAGGTGGGGATTTCGAGTAGATTGATGCAGCGCAGCAGCGTGCTTTTACCACCACCTGACGGGCCAACCAGCGCTGTGACAGTCCCTTCGGCAATCTTAACATTGATATCATTGAGAATTACAACATTATCAAAGCTTTTGAAGATGTTTTTCAACTCGATCATGAATTTGTCTCCAGTGTTCCGCCATAGCGTCTAAAACGCTTTTCAAGCCGTCCCTGAAGGTTGGACAGGATCGTGCTGAGCACCAAATAAATGAGCGCGGCTTCAATATAAAGGACAAGCGGCTCATAAGTGGTTGCAACGATACGCTGCGCTGACTGGAACAGTTCAGGCACCGTAATTGCTGCAGCAAGGGATGTATCTTTTACCAGCGAGATGAAGGTGTTTGACAATGGCGGAACCGCGGTGCGCGTCGCCTGAGGTAATACTGTGCGTGTTAGCGCCTGACGCCAGCTCATGCCGATCGAATAAGCCGCTTCCCACTGACCTTTCGGAACAGCAGAAATTACCGCACGAATGACTTCAGAACTGTAAGCGCCAACATTGAGGGAGAAGCCGATGACGGCCGCAGTGAAGGCATCAAGATAAATACCGGCGCTCGGTAGTCCGTAGAAAATGACGAAGAGCTGCACCAACATCGGGGTGCCGCGGAAAATCCAGACATAAAAACGCGCGACAAGCGATGCCCAGATGGGTGCAAACAACCGTACAAGTGCTGTAAGCAATCCGAGTGACAGCCCAAAAATGAAAGACAAAATTGTCAGTGGGATGGTGAACTTGATCCCGGCCCAAAGCAGGGTGGGCAGGGAATCCGCCATGAGTTGAAGCCAGTAGGGCACGTCTCGAATTCCTTAGTTGGAATAGGTCCTGAACACTGAATTATCAGGAAGTAACATATACATCATGAAAGAAAGCCGGAAACGGGTTCCGGCTTTCTTTAAACGCACTATCCAGAGCTTACTTTGAAACGTCTTGACCAAAATATTTCTGCGAAATCTTGTCGTAAGTACCCTCAGCTTTGATTTCGTCGAGAGCCTTGTTGATGGCACCAACGAGATCGTCATCGCCCTTGCGAACGATAATACCGGAAGCAGTAGCATTTTCCTGTTCGGCAACGACTTTCACAGGAGCATCTGGCTGCTGCTTCTTGAAGTCCAGGAAGGAAAGGCTGTCATTAAGCGTCGCATCCGCGCGGCCAGTCAGAACAAGCTGAATAGACTGGTCGAAGCCGTCTGTTGCTACCAGTTCAGCACCGGCTTCAGTTGCAAGCTTGCCGTAGTTGCTTGTTAGTGACTGTGCGGCTTTCTTGCCCTTCAGATCAGCAAAATCCTTTATGGTATCGTTCTTGTCGTTGACGATAAGTACGACCTTGGAAACGATATAAGGATTTGAGAAGTTGAACTTCTTTTGACGTTCTTCAGTGATGCCGACCTGATTGATCACAGCATCATAACGGTTGGCGTCCAGCCCAGCAATCAGGCCGTCCCACTTGCCTTCTACGAACTCAGGCTTAACGCCAAGCTTGGCAGCGACAGCTTCGCCGATCTCCACATCAAAGCCCACGAGCTTGTTGTCTTTGTCGTGGAAGGTGAATGGCGCATAGGTGCCTTCTGTGCCGATCTTTAGAACGCCCGCTGACTTGATGGCGTCAAGATTCTCGCCTGCCATAGCGGTAGAGAAGAGTGTTGCCTGGAGAACGCCGACTGTTGCGAGGATTTTTGCGAACTTCATTTGTAAGGTCACCTGTAAAAAATATTCGATGAGATTAAAATACAGGAATTATTTTCTAATGATGCGTCGAAAATGACTGAATGAACACTATTAGGAAAAATTCCTTCTAAATTTTCAAATTTAGAAGGAATATGAATCCGTATAGGGGTGAATTGTAATTTTTGGTTCTAGTCGGGTTTAAAGATAG
This genomic interval carries:
- a CDS encoding RlmE family RNA methyltransferase encodes the protein MSKAGGNKGGTKTGGRGGAGTSNLRVRVKKKAGTIKESSRRWLQRHLNDPYVHQSKKDGYRSRAAYKLIEINDRYNLLKKGQKIIDLGAAPGGWSQIAAKIVGSTDENPQVVGIDYLHVDPLAGVILLEMDFLDDTAPEKLMEALGDKPDLVISDMAAPTTGHRRTDHLRTVHLCEVAADFAVSVLKPGGHFLTKTFQGGTENELLAMLKQKFKSVHHIKPPASRAESVELYLLARDFKG
- a CDS encoding DHA2 family efflux MFS transporter permease subunit, translated to MNRIVPLVLAIALFMEQMDSNVISTSLPAIAADIGTSPIALKLALTAYLVALAVFIPISGWMADRFGAKNVFRAAIAVFVVGSIACAAANSLTAFVVARFLQGMGGAMMTPVGRLVLIRSTPRSELVSAMAWLTIPAMVGPLVGPPVGGFITTFFSWHWIFLINVPIGVVGIWFATRFLPDNDERIRKPLDWPGFVLSGVAMSGVVFGLSVVSLPALPPVVGTIIVAVGLVCAALYIIHARRISDPLLNLKLFDNQVFRSAVFGGSVFRLGIGAIPFLLPLMFQLGFGMTPFQSGMMTFVSAIGAISMKFGAKQVFNLFGFRKTLMYGSLISGGFIAANGLFFPQTPYGVIIGFLLIGGFFRSLFFTGVNALAFAEIPDSKTSQATPITAVAQQVSIAVGVALAGGILELSTAFRAAPLQLADFHISFFIVAFVSATACFWFARLAPDAGHELSSSGKFKQKSNETVVLEEAGISNDK
- a CDS encoding 6,7-dimethyl-8-ribityllumazine synthase; amino-acid sequence: MNQSYPNKTSFKIAFIQARWHADIVDEARKSFIAELEAKTGSSVEVEVFDVPGAYEIPLHAKTLAKTGRYAAIVGAAFVIDGGIYRHDFVATAVINGMMQVQLETEVPVLSVSLTPHHYHDSKEHHEFFFNHFKKKGVEAAHAALQIVSERARIAALSKVDA
- a CDS encoding Ppx/GppA phosphatase family protein, producing the protein MKNPEERPAGMAQQGASGGSSGNQQARNPSGNGKRKSRKQAVPEVGKAKNASDPGRSDTENKGSQSQRKRARRRNRGKTSRSADVHGQKPAAVEATASEVRPADGKPSGKISNRRRRARKKKQARQQTGAPVHADTAIKQPNSAARTETTGNASPLPKRHFVDHQHGRNHTQEVPLYAALDLGTNNCRLLIASPTRPGQFRVVDAFSRIVRLGEGLSSTGRLSDQAMQRAIEALKICHDKLAARKIRRSRLIATEACRSASNGEEFLERVRTETGLELEIVDRQTEARLAVSGCGTLVTRETDAVVLFDIGGGSSEIALIDVSQRRSPRLAEHIMAWTSLPVGVVTLAERFGGRDVTQQSFDAMVGHVTELLSGFAERNSLGNLATSSRFHLLGTSGTVTTLAGIHLGLERYDRRRVDGMWMGANEVTQMTQRLLSWDFEARVANPCIGSDRADLVLAGCAILDAIRNVWPSEKLLVADRGLREGILTELMSRDGAWRQNRAPTAKAGGKTDVRNRH
- the fdhD gene encoding formate dehydrogenase accessory sulfurtransferase FdhD, giving the protein MRGLKVSWNKSYLAHRQASFHENSRVVAEEVPVAMSYNGTTHAVMMATPADLEDFAVGFSLTEGIISNISEIEELSIEVFEAGIDVQMRLSAEPGDALAARRRFMAGPVGCGLCGIDSIGQALRPLSALSPDSLQFKSGSITDAMNALAGAQKLNAETRAVHGAGFYIPGEGLFAVREDVGRHNALDKLIGSMARAGRPAMQGLVAITSRVSVEMVQKAVILGVPLLAAISAPTALAIRTADEANLTLVALVRGNDFDVYTHPERILSE
- a CDS encoding amino acid ABC transporter permease codes for the protein MPYWLQLMADSLPTLLWAGIKFTIPLTILSFIFGLSLGLLTALVRLFAPIWASLVARFYVWIFRGTPMLVQLFVIFYGLPSAGIYLDAFTAAVIGFSLNVGAYSSEVIRAVISAVPKGQWEAAYSIGMSWRQALTRTVLPQATRTAVPPLSNTFISLVKDTSLAAAITVPELFQSAQRIVATTYEPLVLYIEAALIYLVLSTILSNLQGRLEKRFRRYGGTLETNS
- a CDS encoding amino acid ABC transporter ATP-binding protein: MIELKNIFKSFDNVVILNDINVKIAEGTVTALVGPSGGGKSTLLRCINLLEIPTSGTLTLGGQSITLDPDRKPSWQAIQSIRRQTGMVFQNFQLFPHQTAIQNVMEGLVTVLKWPKAKAQECAMELLKKVGMAHKADAWPSTLSGGQQQRIAIARALAPSPRVLLCDEPTSALDPELASEVVDVLSKLAQEGTTMVIATHDLRLASKIAQNVVFLESGNIVETGSAHDIFVNPTRERTKQFVATINAAHSYDI
- a CDS encoding amino acid ABC transporter substrate-binding protein translates to MKFAKILATVGVLQATLFSTAMAGENLDAIKSAGVLKIGTEGTYAPFTFHDKDNKLVGFDVEIGEAVAAKLGVKPEFVEGKWDGLIAGLDANRYDAVINQVGITEERQKKFNFSNPYIVSKVVLIVNDKNDTIKDFADLKGKKAAQSLTSNYGKLATEAGAELVATDGFDQSIQLVLTGRADATLNDSLSFLDFKKQQPDAPVKVVAEQENATASGIIVRKGDDDLVGAINKALDEIKAEGTYDKISQKYFGQDVSK